TGTGATGAATTCGGCGACCCTGCCGGTCACCAGCAGTGTGAATGCGAACGGCCAGACTATAAAGAAGTCGCTGCCGTCCCATAAGCTCCAATCAACCGCACGGCTCCAGTCGGGGAAGCCTTCCCAGACATTTGTTTCCGCAAGCCTTTTAATTCCCGATTCTTCTTTTGCCATTCCGCCCCATCCCGTTATCAGCATCTCCCAAAACATCGGCGTATCATCATCGGATGAAAGCTCCGGCAGCTTGTGGCCGCCATCAACATTCGATATGGTTGCTGATGGGTCCCATCGAACAATGGCGCGTCTTGTTTCAAAGCCCGTAAACCCTTGTTCGCGCATCTCGTTGAGTATTTGATTGCGAACCAGGCAATCGGTCAGTGTCCAGATGATGTCAGGAATGCTGCTGGTCTGCAAGATGACCCGAAGCTCGGAAACACGGTTTGCCGGGCCGCCGAATGAAATATATTCGCCTCCAAGCGTGTTGTTGGGATAATCGCTCCTGCGCCATATGTTGCCCTTATCCCATCTTGCGGTTCTTTTTTCAGGTGATTCGAGTATCCAGAACGTTTCAGCCATCTGAGTCTCCCTGTATGAACGTATCGCCACCACTATTGTTGTGGTATAATATATCACAGTATTGAAGAATGTCAATAATATAGATGCGAATATGCTGGAAAATTTGCACACCATGGCGCGGGAGCATATAATAATTTGGTAGAACGAACGCTGCAGTGGTGAAAATGAACGATAATTTACGAGGCAGACGACAAACCAGATATGAGCCCGAACTGGCGCAATCAGCAAAAAAGATGCTGGAGGCGTCGGGTCTTACGCGTGAGGAAGTTGCCAGACGGAGCAATATAAGTCCCGAGTGGCTCCGCCAACTGCTAAACCTCGGCAGGGTAATATCGGATGACCTGCTGGCTGATTTTGCCGAAGCTGTCGGCGGTGACGTTGATGAACTTCTTGTTGCGGCAGGCCGCAAGCAGCCTCCATCAGGGGATCTGGTTAAAACTGTCGAACTTGCTCTGCGCAGTGTATCCGGCCTCTCGCAAGAAGATGCGGATGATATCATGAAGATCGTGACCGAGGTCTCCCGGCGCGATCATAGCCGTCATTTATGAGGGGTGCTATGGAGATGCCGTTTGGCATTCGACTGATACCCAGGCACATAGAGCCTCCGCTCGATCTAAACTGGCTGGCGGAGTGGTTCGGTGTCGAGATCGAGATCAGACCCCTGCCGAAAAACGTCGCAGGTATGTATCTGCGCACCGAGATGGGCGCTCACATAATCCTCAATTCAAACGATTCCCCGGAACGTCAGCGCTGGACAACAGCGCACGAGCTTGCTCATCACGTTCTGTGTATAGGGCGTCAATCGCCTGAAGACGCATTTCGTATAAAAACCGACAACTCCGCCAAAGATGAGAGCCTGTGCGACAGGTTCGCGGC
The DNA window shown above is from Armatimonadota bacterium and carries:
- a CDS encoding helix-turn-helix transcriptional regulator, giving the protein MNDNLRGRRQTRYEPELAQSAKKMLEASGLTREEVARRSNISPEWLRQLLNLGRVISDDLLADFAEAVGGDVDELLVAAGRKQPPSGDLVKTVELALRSVSGLSQEDADDIMKIVTEVSRRDHSRHL
- a CDS encoding ImmA/IrrE family metallo-endopeptidase, which produces MEMPFGIRLIPRHIEPPLDLNWLAEWFGVEIEIRPLPKNVAGMYLRTEMGAHIILNSNDSPERQRWTTAHELAHHVLCIGRQSPEDAFRIKTDNSAKDESLCDRFAAEILMPAALVRRKASEVKHGRFDKTALLANMFEVSTVAMRIRLRELGLRTN